The Streptomyces sp. NBC_00576 genome contains the following window.
GCGAGCGGTCAACGCGACGAACGCGGAGGACCTGTTCGCCGGCGGAACGGACTGACTGATCCGATCCGGCCGCCGGGACGTGATCCGCGTCAGCGGTTGACCGACTGGATCTCCTGGACGTTGATGTCCTGCGTCGTCTCGAACGTGCCGTTCGGGAGGTTGCCCCCGGTACCGTCGCTGCCCTGCCAGGTGATCTCCCAGGTGACGGAGGCTTTCAGCTGGTACGGGCTGCCATCGGTGGCGCGGAGGTACGTGATCCCGCACGGCGGTGGCTCGGATGCCTTGCCCGCTGCGTACGGCGTGCCGATCGAACCGTCCTTGTTGATCGTGCAGTCGCCCGAGGCTGGGTAGGTGGTGGCGTCGGGCGTCCCCGGGGCCAGGTGGAGGGCGACCGGCTTGGCTGTCGTCTCCGCCCACAGGCCCGTGTTGGGGAGCTCGGCGCGGACCTTGACCTCCTGGAAGGTGCCCTTGTCCAGCCAGACCCAGGTGGGCAGGTTGACGGTGGACTTGGCCGTCGGCTTCAGCTCGACCTCGGTCTCGGGGACCTTGATCTTGTCGTAGGCGTACTCGGCAAGCGTCTTCGGGGTGGGCATGTTCGGGTCGTTCGGTTTCTCGCCCGCGTCGACCCAGAACATGATGCGACCGCAGTTCCACGAGTCCGGGTCGCTGGGGTCAGGAGCGACCCCACGCCAGAAGTAGCCGTCCTTGCCGAGGTTGTAGTTCTCGTAGCCCTTGGCGCTGCTGTTGGTGGGGGAGTGCAGATCGAAGTTGTCGGCCGGCTTGCCGTCCTTGTAGTGGTCGGTCCACAACCCCTTGCCCCACCACGACTCGTGGATGCCGACATCGCCGCCACTGTCCGTGTCCACGAACCTCTTGAGCTGCGCGGGGTTGAACTGGGGCTCGTACCAGCACGCCGGAGGCTTCCAGTTGGGGTCGACCGTACCGAGGCTGCCCTTCTTGCCGTTGCCGCCCCCGCCACTCGGGTAGGTGATCTGGATGTTGGAGACGGAGGCCGACAAGTTGCCGGTGGTGTCGGCGCCACCGTGGGTGTTGCTCTGGGTGTCGTCCTTGGTGTTTCCTCCGCCGAAAGCGTGAGCTGACGTCGCGGTGAGGGCCGCTGTCACCGTCGAGACAAGAGCCGCGGTGAGGACCCTCTTGCGCCACGTCATCAGGAGCAACCGCCCCTCTTTGACGTGGTGGAAACGGACTGCCACACGCCTTGCGGGCTCTTCTGCATCGTGACGGTATAGAACACCTCGGGGTCGGTGCCCGCGGGGTTGCTCTCGGTCTTGCCCGTCTCGCGGTTCTTCGTAGCTGCCTTGCTCTCGTCCGTGCAGTAGCTGAGCTGTGCCTTCGTGTTCTCGGCGAAGAGCGCGACCTTGGGGTCGAACACCGGGAGTGCACCTATGACATCGAGGTTCTTGTCCGTGTACGACTTGATCCATTCGCGGTCCTGGGAGAGACCCGCCCTGGTGTCGTAGAAGGCGAGGGCCTCGCTGTCAGGGTTGTTGGCGATGATCGCCGAGTACCCCGCCCGAAGCTGTTCCTTGCCGTCGTTGAGAACGGCCTGTTCGACGGCGTCGCTGCTTGTCCAGTTCGCGAAGGTCAGCTGAAAACTGCTGGGGATGCTGATCTCCGGGCGCTGGACGCCAGACGCCGCCGAAGCCGAAGCCGAGACATGAGCCGAAGGACTACTCGCCCCCGAATCCGCCCCCTTGATGTCGTCCGGCGACGAATCATCGCCACCTCCGCCGCAGCCGGTGAGCAGGAGGGCCGCTGTCGCGGTGAGCGTGACGACGGTGACGGGCAGGGCGCGGCGGGCCACGGTTGATCTCCCCCGGGTTGGTGTGTACGGCAGAGAACGAAGCTATCAGGGGTGCGTAGAGGGCATTTGCGTGCCGTCAGGGGGTTGTGTGGGGACTGTGAGGAGTGTGTCGTGGCGCTTGCGAACGGTCCGGAGGTCGAGCGGTGCCGGCCCGTTCCGCTCGCCGCCAACTCGAACTAAGTGGGCGATAAAGGACGAGTTCCGTACCCCCGGCCGCCCCCTCCTCCGCCCGGCCCTCCACAGCCCTCCACGCCCGAAATAAGATCCCGATAGGCTCAGCACACCCCCATATCTGCCTCCCACCCCACACGACACGAACCCAGGACACCCGCCATGCCGCGACGCAGCACTTCAAACCGGACGGGAAGCTCGTCGGGAGACCCGTCGGGCAGCCGGACGGGCAGTCGGACCGGAGGTTCGTCGGGGCCGGGAAGCTCGCCGGCGCCGAGGAACCGGACTCCGCAGCCTCTGCCCAGGCGGCGGCGCACCTTCGGTGACTTCGTCAAGGCGTTTCTCGCGTTCGTCGCCCTCGTCGGTCTGCTCGTCGCGGTGCCCTACGCGCTCGCCGTGTTTGTCGGCTGGCCGTTCCCGGACGGGTCGCCGTCCCTGGACTGGCTGCAGGAAGAAATCACGGTCAACACGTTCCTCGGCGTCCTGGGCGTCATCGTGTGGATCGCCTGGGCCCAGTTCACGGCCTGCGTGCTCGTCGAGGTGAAGGCCGCGCTGTCCGGTGTCGGGATGCCGGGGCGGGTGCCCGGGGCGGGGCCGAGTCAGCTGCTCGCGCGGCAGCTCGTCGCCGCGCTGCTGCTGGTCGGAGCCACGGCCGCCTCCCTCACCCCCGGACTCTCGCAGCTCGGGAACAGCTATGACGACAACCAGAGGGGCACCGTCGCCTCCGCGCAGGCCACGCCCGGCGGTTCGCTGAGCGGGATGTTCGCGCAGCAGCAGGAGCAGGCGGCCAGCACCGCCGCCGCGCTCGGCCAGCAGGCCGCGGATGCCGCCAGTCACGCGGAGGTCGGAGGGCCGTCGGTCAAGGCCGGTGACACGAAGTACTACCGGATCCAGCCTCCCGAGGGCCGCCACCACGACTCCCTCTGGGAGATAGCGCAGAGGCACCTCGGCGACGGGCGCCGGTACAGCGAGATCTACCAGCTCAACAAGGACCGTGTGCAGCCGGACGGTTCGCGGCTGTCCGAGGCCAGTCTGATCCGGCCCGGCTGGATCATGCAGATGCCCGGCGACGCCCGCGGCGGCGACCTCGTCGAGATGCCCAGCGCCGGCACAGGCACCGGCATCACCGCTCCCGACGCCGGTTCCACCGTCACCCCGCAGGTCGCCCAGCAGATCAACCAGTACGCCCAGACCGGCGACCACGCCCAAGGAGCCGGCGGCGGACAGCAGGGCGGCACCGCCTCGCTCGACACCAACACCACCCGCATCAGCCTGCCCCAGCAGCGCCCGGCGACCGGCTCCCAGGCCACCCCCGCCGTACTCCACGAGCAGCACGCGGTCACTGAGACCGCGACCTCCGCCGAAGCCGACGCCGGTTTCTCCTTCGGCCTCCCCGAAGCCCTCGTCGGCGCCCCCCTTCTCGCCGCCGGTCTCCTCGGCGCCCTCGGCCGCCGACGCCGTCAGGCCCTGTGGCAGTCGGCGCTCGGTGCGGTCGGCGGGCGGCGCGGTATGGAGCCGCCCACGCCGACCGGTGCCGCCGCCGACGCCCAGGACGCGCTCCTCATCGGCGCCGACCCCGAAGGCGTACGCCTGCTCGACCGGTCGCTGCGCGGGCTCGCCGCCTCCCTCGCCGGAGAGTCCCGTCCGCTCCCCACCGTCTACGCCGCCTGGCTCAGCAACGGCGACCTGCACCTCCAGCTCGCGCAGCCCGCCGGGAAGCCTCCGGCCCCGTGGCAGCTCGGGCAGGACCAGACCTTCTGGCTGCTGTCCCGGACCGACGCCGAGCGGTACGAGGATGTCGACACCGCCGCTCCCTACCCGGGCCTCGTCAGCCTCGGGACCATGGACGACTCGCGCCTGCTGCTCAACCTGGAGTCCGTGCCCGGCATCGTCTCGCTGAGCGGCAGCGAGTCCGACCGGGCCGCCGTATTCGCCTCCGTCGCCGCCGAGTTGGCGACCAACGGGTGGTCGGACCGGATGACCATCACGCTCGTCGGGTTCGGCCAGGACCTCACCCCCCTCGCCCCCAACCGGCTGCGCCACCTCGATGACATCGAGGCTCTCGTCGAGACGATGGAGGCCGAGACCAGGCAGCGGCGCGGTGCGCTCGGCGCCGCCGGTCAGGACTCGGTCCTCACCGGCCGTACCGGGCCCGCCCAGCACACCCGTTGGGCCCCGCACCTTGTCCTCCTCGCCGCCGAGCCCTCCGCCGACTATGCCGTCAAGCTCGCCGAACTCGCCGCCGACGCAAGCCGGTTGGGCATCGGATATCTCGTCGGCACCGAGAGCGGTGATCTGCCCGGTGCCGCCTGGGAGATGGAGATCACCAGCGAGGGCAAGCTCCTCGCGCCCCTCCTCGGGCTCGAACTCGACGCCCAGGTACTGCCCGTTGCCCAACAGCGGGCGATCGTCGAGCTGTTCGTCGCCGCCGACCCCGAGCACGCTCCGGACGGGCCGGCGACGACACCTCCCTTCCTCGTCGACATCAGCGAGCAGGGACGGCCGGCGGTGTACGCCCGGCTCGTGGGCCCGTACGAGATCATCGGCCTCGACACCCCGGACGGGGAGCGCAGCCCGCTCCAACACGAGGCGCTCGCACTGCTGTTGCTGCACCGCGAAGGTGTGCACCCGCGTGTACTCGCCTCGGCGCTCTGGCCGCGCGGTGTCACCGACGACGTACGCGAGGCGCTTCTCGAGCGGCTGCGCGTCTGGCTCGGCACCGACCCCGACGGCACCCCCCGCCTGGCCACCGACGCCAACGGGCGGCTCACGCTCGCCAAGTCGGTCGTGTCCGACCTGGACGTGCTGCGCTCCCTCTACCACGAGGCCACGCAGGGCAGGGGCATCGACAGCCGGGTCGTACGCGGACGGGTGCTCACCGACGCGCTCGCGCTGGTGCGCGGCCCACTGCTCGCCGACCGCCCCGAGGGCCGCTACAGCTGGCTCACGCACGAGATCATCGACGCCCAACTCCCGCTCCTGGTCGCGGACATCGGGCTCGCGCTCTCCGAGTTCCACCTCGTGAAGAACCGCGCCGAGCGGGCCATCGAGGCGCTCACCGCCGCACTCAACTCCGCCCCCGGCGACGAGCGACTGTGGCACGAACTCCTGCGCGCCACGCACACCACCGGCGATACGGACAAGCTCCACCAGGTCGCCGTCGACCTGATCCACCGCAGCGGCGCCCGCGGCCTGCCGCCGCGCACCGAGGCCCTGCTCGACGAACTGCTGCCGACGTGGCGCGACGGCACCGCGGCCGTGGGATGAGCGCTGCGGGATGAACATCGACCAGCTGATCGTGGCCGTCTCCGCCCTCTGGGGCGCGGCGGCCGGGACGCTCGTCCCGCGCGCCGCCTACCGGTTCTCCGTCCCGCCCGAGGAGACCTGGCGGGACCGCTGCCCGCAAGGGCACGCGCTCGGCGGCTGGCTGGGCCGGGCACGGTGCGCGACCTGCGCCGGTACGGCCACCAAGGACCGGACGGATGCCGGGCACCTCGCGGCGGGCGCGACCGGTACCTCGTACGACGAAAGCCAGCCGTCCGACGGAAACGCGTCGTACGGGCCCAGCACCCCCCTCCTCGTCCTCGCCACCGCGCTCGTCTGTGCCGCCCTCGCCGCCGCGACCGGTACCCGGCCCGAGCTCGGGGCCTGGCTGCTGCTGGCGCCCGTCGGGGTACTGCTCGCGGTCGTGGACTTCCGGGTGCAGCGGCTGCCCGACCTGCTGACCCTCCCGCTGGCCGCCGCCGCCCTCGTCCTGCTGGGCGTGGCCGCGCTGCTGCCCGAACACGCGGGCGACTGGCTCACCGCGCTGCTGGGAGCGCTGCTCCTGGGCGGCGCGTACTTCGTGCTCTTCCTCATCAGCCCCAACGGCATGGGCTTCGGCGACGTGAAGCTCGCCCTCGGGCTCGGGGCCGTCCTGGGCTGGTACGGCTGGGGGAGTGTCGTGCTCGGCACGTTCGCCGGATTCCTGTTCGGAGGGCTGTACGGCCTGGCCCTGGTCGTCGCGCGGCGCGCCGGGCGCAGGACGTCCATCCCGTTCGGGCCGTTCCTGATCGCGGGCGCGTTCGTCGGGCTTCTGATCGGGGCGTACGCGGCCTGACGTGAGGCCTGGCAGGGTACTGACGTAGGCTGGAACGGTCCGCCACACGCCTTCCGAAGGGACGCCCGGTGACCGAGAACGCCGACCATCTGTCGTTTGATGTCACAGCCGTCCTCGACCGTGCCGCCGCAGGCGGGCGGATCACCCCGGAAGAGGCGCTCGTCCTCTACCGCGACGCCCCGCTGCACGCGCTCGGCTCGGCCGCCGACGCCGTTCGCCGCCGCCGGTACGCGGGTACGGAGCACATCGCGACGTACATCATCGAGCGCAACATCAACTACACGAACGTGTGCGTCACGGCGTGCAAGTTCTGCGCCTTCTACGCCGCCCCCAAGGACACGGCCAAGGGCTGGACCCGGGACTTGGAAGACATCCTGCGGCGCTGCGCGGAGACCGTCGAACTCGGCGGCACGCAGATCATGTTCCAGGGCGGCCATCACCCGGACTACGGCGTCGAGTACTACGAGAAGCACTTCGCCGCGATCAGGGCCGAGTTCCCGCAGCTCGTCATCCACAGCCTGGGGGCGAGCGAGGTCGAGCACATGGCCCGGATCTCGAAGGTCTCGGTCGAGGAGGCGATCACCCGTATCCACGCGGCCGGTCTCGACTCCTTCGCCGGCGCCGGCGCGGAACTCCTCCCCGCGCGCCCCCGCAAGGCCATCGCGCCCCTCAAGGAGTCCGGCGAGCGCTGGCTGGAGATCATGGAGACCGCGCACGGGCTGGGCGTCGAATCGACGTCCACCATGCTCATGGGCACCGGCGAGACCAACGCCGAGCGCATCGAGCACCTGCGGATGATCCGTGACGTACAGGACCGGACGGGCGGCTTCCGCGCCTTCATCCCGTACACCTACCAGCCCGAGAACAACCACCTCAAGGGCCGTACGCAGGCCACGATCTTCGAGTACCTGCGCATGATCGCCATCGCCCGGCTCTTCATGGACAACATCGCCCACATCCAGGGCTCGTGGCTCACCACGGGCAAGGAGGCCGGCCAGTTGTCCCTGCACTACGGCGCGGACGACCTCGGCTCGATCATGCTGGAGGAGAACGTCGTCTCCTCGGCGGGTGCCAAGCACCGCTCCAACCGTATGGAGATCATCGACCTGATCCGCAAGGCGGGCCGCGTCCCCGCCCAGCGGACCACGACGTACGAGCACATCGTCGTCCACGAGGACCCGGCGAACGACCCGGTCGACGAGCGCGTCATGTCCCACATCTCGTCCACCGCGATCGAGGGCGGCACGGCCCACCCCGAGTTGAAGCTCCTGGCTTCCAACTAGCTCGCCCGTGCTGACGATTCACGCCGCCGACGAGGTACGTACCACCTGGGACTCGGAGAAGCCCCTGAAGGACGGCGCCGTCGCGGTCGACGGAAACCGGGTCGCCGCTGTGGGCCTCCTCACCGAGGTGGTGGAGCGATTCCCGGGGGCACGGGTCCGGCGCTGGCCGGGCGTGCTCGGCCCCGGCCTCGTCCACGAGGGCCCACTCCCGGACGCCCCTACGCCCCGCGAACGCGTGCATGCCGTGCTGAAGGGGGGCGCGGTGGCGGTGCTGGAGGAGTACGTCACCTCAGCCGACCTCCGCTCCGCGGCAGCCCGCAACGATGTCGCCGTGCTCACTCGGACGCGGATTCCGACCCTCGTCGAAGGCGAGCGCGCCGACCTGGCGGTATTCGACGAGGGTGGGCAGTGCGTGGCGACGGTCTGCGCAGGACGCCTGGTCCATAGACGCAGATAGGGGTCTGGCTTCTGTGCCGGGCCAGGGCGAAACGGACCTGCTTTTAGGGGCGTAGGGGCGCGGGGAACTGCGCGACAAGCCCCCACCGCCCTGCACCCGACAAACAACCCCTCTCACCCCGAAAACGCCACCCCAAAAGCCCCCGCATCCTGAGAAACCCCACTGCAATTGGTCGCCGCATCATCAGATTCCGCGTCCCCCTCCTCACACTCCTGATCCCGAAATGTCGACCACATAGAAACCCACGCAACCCCCTTCTCCTCCGCGAACGCCCGCACCTCCGCCGCGTCCGCCAAAGAGAACGTCTCATTGTCGACGTCATTCACACCGATCATCGACGTCAACGCCATCCCCTGCCACGCCCCCTCCTCGGACAGCCCGAAGATGTCGGCGAGCTGATCATGCGTCGCCGCGGCCGAGATGAGCGCGTACTCGCCCATGTCGCCGGTGTGCTCGCTGCTGTAGTTCATCGTCATGATGTTGACGGTGGACACCTGTACGGAGTTGTTGTTGGCCGAGTCGAGCAGGGCCACGCTGTCGTCGTCGAGGCCGGTCGGCATCACGGGCAGGGTGAAGGAGACGCTCAGGTCGGTGCGCTCCTGCTGCAGCAGTGCGATCGCCTTCGAACGGAGCTCGACGGAGTCGGCGTCGGTGAGCGTGTCGCCCTCGACGTCGAAGTCGGCCTGGGTCGAACCGGCGGCGTCCAGGGCCGCGCCGTAGGCCTTGGCCAGCGTGGACGCGCTGTCGCAGACCTCGGCCAGCTCCTTGCCGGACGCGCCGCCGAAGGAGACGCGGACCGAGCCGCCGGTCGCCGTGAGCTTCGCTGTGCGGGACTTGACGGCTGAGTCGCCGATGGCCGTCGTACCGTTCCACTTCGGCGTACACGTCGTACCGTCCGAGATCACGAACGCCAGGTTGTACGTCGCCGGTGAGCCGGCGCTGTCGTTGTCCGACGCGTCGGTGGCGCTGACGTACGGGGCGAACTCGGTCGTCGAGGCCGTGCTCGCCGAGGGCGAGGCGCTCGCCCGGGCCTGTTTGGAAGGGGCCTCGGACGCGGCGTCGGAGCCGCTGTCCGTGGCGCTGTCCGCGCCCGTTGAGCATCCGGCGCAGGCCAGTGTCACCAGACATGTGAATCCGGCGGCCGACCTCAGGAAACGCCTCATCGCGCATGCACCCGCTCTCATGAATGGATCCGGAGCGGAAAGGTCTCACACGAGACTGTCCTTCATGAGGACAGTGAACACACAGCGAGTTCATGGACAGCGCACCGTGAAGGGCGTGAATAGGGGCAAGTAAGCGGGACAATCCACTCCTTTCCATTGGGGGCGGGTTGCGCAGGATTCCGGGGAATCTCTCAGAAGATGCACAGGTTAAGGAGTTTCTCATGGGAGCCTCACATGAGAATCAGAGTTTCGGTCACATAAAGCCCTCCTAGTGTCCGGGGAATGCATTCCGAGCCTGCCATCGAAAACCGAGCCGCCGGCCGCGGCCGTCGCCGTAAGAGCGGCAAGGGGTCCGACGGGTCCGCGGACGGTCCCGTGTTCGTCGACAACTCCGGCCGCCGGGCGAAGCTGCTCCGCCGGTTCGGCACCTTCCTCGGTGTCGTCTGTCTTGGGTATGCCGTCGTGCTCGGCATGGCCTTCATGGGCTGGGGCACGTCGCTCACTCCGTCCTCACTGCTGCCCTTCGGAGGCAACGGGCCTCGTGGCAACCAGGGCCCGGGCAGCAACCAGCAGCCGCAGGGCGGCTTCGGAGCAGCCCCGACGGGCCTTCCCACCGGAGCCGCCACCCCGCCCGCCAGGCCCTCCGGCACCCCGTCGGCGGGCATCGCCACGGGCGAGCCGCCCGCTTCGGCACCGACCGCGTCCGCCTCCGCGTCCGCCTCCGCGCCCGCCACCGCGTCCGCCTCCGCGGACGCCAACTGACCGGAACGCAGCCACCACATGACTACGACGACCACCTCGCGCGGCCGCAGGCGCGCCCCCTCGAAGGTGCAGCGGGCCGCCGGCAAGGCCGCCGCGCTGCAGAAACCGCGAGTCATCCTCGCCCTGCTGCTCCTGCTCGCGCTGACCAGCGTGATGCTGCTCGACGGCTATCTGCGCGCGGAGGTCGGCGGCGACCAGCGCGTACGTACCGGGGCCAGCTCGAACGACGTCCCCGACAAGATCATCGACGGCGGGCCGATCCTCAGCTTCCGCAACGGGCAGGCCGTGACCCAGTCCGTGCCGGAGAAGACCATCGCGCTCACCTTCGACGACGGCCCGAACCCCACCTGGACGCCCCAGGTCCTCAAGATCCTTCAGGAATACGACGTCCCCGGCACGTTCTTCGTGGTCGGCTCGATGGTGTCGCGCTACCCGAGCATCGTGCAGACGATGGTCGAACAGGGCGACGAGATCGGCATCCACACCTTCACGCACGTCGACCTCTCCTACCAGAGCGACGCCCGCGTCAACCGCGAGATGCAGCAGACGCAGCTCGCGCTGGCGGGCGCGGCCGGCATCACGACGACGCTGTTCCGGGCGCCGTACTCGTCGGAGGCGGACGCCATCGACAACTACAGCTGGCCCGTCTACAAGAAGCTCGGCGAGGAGGGCTACACCAGCGTCTTCGTCGACACCGACAGCGACGACTGGAAGCGCCCCGGCGTCTCGAAGATCATCAAGTGGGCCACGCCGGAGGACGGCAAGGGCGCCTCGGTGCTCTTCCACGACGCCGGCGGCGAGCGCTCGCAGACGATCAAGGCGCTGCCGACGTACATCAAGAAGATGAAGGCGGCGGGCTACACCTTCACCACCATCAGCGGCGCGATCCAGCAGCAGGAGTCGAGCGCGCAGCAGACGGCCACCGGTACGGGCACGGGAACAAGTACGGGTACGGGTACGGGTGCCACTGCGGGCTCGGGCACGGGCTCGGGCACAAGCGCGGCCACGGGTGCTCCGGGCACCGCCGAGGGCCAGCTGCCCGGCGGCGCGCCGACCGGCCAGCAGGGCAACGGGCAGCAGGGCAACGGCCAGTTGGGGAACGGCCAGCAGGGCAACGGCCCGGGACGCGGCGGCGGAACGTCGAACCTCCAGGCCGCCCACCGCACCGCCACCGGCGCGACCCTCTACGAGGGCAAGGCCCTCATCGCGGCCGTCGCCGTCGCCGAATGGGCTGTACCGGGGCTGGCCACCGGACTGGCGGTCGTCGGCTTCGCCGTCATGGGCCGGTTCGGGATGATGCTGATCCTCGCGCGCCGCCACTACCGGCAACGCAACCGGAAACGCGGCAAGGGCGGCAAGGGCGGGAAGTTCAGCTGGGGACCGACGGTCACCCGGCCGGTGACCGTGATCGTGCCCGCGTACAACGAGAAGGAGTGCATCGCCAACACCCTTGAATCACTGGCGAAGAGCACCCACCCGATCGAGATCATCGTCGTCGACGACGGCTCGGACGACAACACGTCCCAGATCGCGCGCGACGCGGCCCTCTCCTTCGGCATGACGAACGTCCGGGTCATCCGCCAGGAGAACGCGGGCAAGCCGGCCGCCCTCAACAACGGTGTACGCAGCGCCAGTTACGACATCGTCGTGATGATGGACGGCGACACCGTTTTCGAACCGGACGCCGTCCACCAGCTCGTGCAGCCCTTCGCCGACCCCGAGGTCGGCGCGGTCGCGGGCAACGCCAAGGTCGGCAACCGCAACACGATCATCGGCGCCTGGCAGCACATCGAGTACGTGATGGGCTTCAACCTCGACCGCCGCATGTACGACCTGCTGCGCTGCATGCCGACCATCCCCGGCGCGATCGGCGCGTTCCGCCGCGACGCGGTCCTCGACGTCGGCGGCATGAGCGAGGACACGCTCGCCGAGGACACCGACATCACCATCGCGATGCACCGCGCGGGCTGGCGGGTCGTCTATCAGGAGCACGCCAAGGCCTGGACGGAGGCGCCCGGTTCGCTGAAGCAGCTGTGGAGCCAGCGCTACCGCTGGTCGTACGGCACGATGCAGGCACTCTGGAAGCACCGCAAGTCCCTTACGGACAAGGGGCCTTCGGGCCGCTTCGGCCGCGTGGGCATGCCGTTGGTGGTCATCTTCCAGATCATCACCCCGGTCTTCGCCCCGCTGATCGACGTCTTCACGGTCTACGCGATGATCTTCATCGACTTCCAGGAGGCGATCCTGGCCTGGTTGGCGGTCCTGAGCATCCAACTCGTCTGCGCGGCCTACGCGTTCCGCCTGGACCGCGAGCAGTACCGGTACCTGCTGATGATGCCGCTGCAGCAACTGGCATACCGCCAGATGATGTACCTCGTCCTCATCCACTCCTGCATCACCGCTCTCACCGGCGGCCGCCTGCGCTGGCAGAAACTGAAGCGCACAGGCGAGGTCGGCACCCCGGCGGGGGCGAGCTGATGAGCTGGGGGACGGATCAGCAGGGCTACGGCCACAACCATGCCAACGGCGACAACTACGGCTACGAGTACGGGCAACAGCCGTACCCGCAGGAGCCGTACCCCCAGCAGTACGTCGACTACGGCCAAGTCGCCTATGAGCAACGGGAGTACGCGGCGGAGTACGCGCCGGAATACGTGCCGGGGTACGTGGAGGAGCCGGAAGCCGCCACCCACGACACCAACCTCGGCGACGTCGATGTCGATGGCGATGTCGATAGCGATAGCGATGTCGATAGCGATGTCGATGGCGAGGAGAACCTCAACGACACCAGGGAGACAGACCTCCCGAACCCGCCGAAGGCGAAGAAACCGGCAGGCCGCGACCGTTACTTCGACACGCTGCGCGCCATCGCCCTCGTGCGTGTCGTCGCCTACCACACGTTCGGCTGGGCCTGGGCGGGCA
Protein-coding sequences here:
- a CDS encoding BTAD domain-containing putative transcriptional regulator: MPRRSTSNRTGSSSGDPSGSRTGSRTGGSSGPGSSPAPRNRTPQPLPRRRRTFGDFVKAFLAFVALVGLLVAVPYALAVFVGWPFPDGSPSLDWLQEEITVNTFLGVLGVIVWIAWAQFTACVLVEVKAALSGVGMPGRVPGAGPSQLLARQLVAALLLVGATAASLTPGLSQLGNSYDDNQRGTVASAQATPGGSLSGMFAQQQEQAASTAAALGQQAADAASHAEVGGPSVKAGDTKYYRIQPPEGRHHDSLWEIAQRHLGDGRRYSEIYQLNKDRVQPDGSRLSEASLIRPGWIMQMPGDARGGDLVEMPSAGTGTGITAPDAGSTVTPQVAQQINQYAQTGDHAQGAGGGQQGGTASLDTNTTRISLPQQRPATGSQATPAVLHEQHAVTETATSAEADAGFSFGLPEALVGAPLLAAGLLGALGRRRRQALWQSALGAVGGRRGMEPPTPTGAAADAQDALLIGADPEGVRLLDRSLRGLAASLAGESRPLPTVYAAWLSNGDLHLQLAQPAGKPPAPWQLGQDQTFWLLSRTDAERYEDVDTAAPYPGLVSLGTMDDSRLLLNLESVPGIVSLSGSESDRAAVFASVAAELATNGWSDRMTITLVGFGQDLTPLAPNRLRHLDDIEALVETMEAETRQRRGALGAAGQDSVLTGRTGPAQHTRWAPHLVLLAAEPSADYAVKLAELAADASRLGIGYLVGTESGDLPGAAWEMEITSEGKLLAPLLGLELDAQVLPVAQQRAIVELFVAADPEHAPDGPATTPPFLVDISEQGRPAVYARLVGPYEIIGLDTPDGERSPLQHEALALLLLHREGVHPRVLASALWPRGVTDDVREALLERLRVWLGTDPDGTPRLATDANGRLTLAKSVVSDLDVLRSLYHEATQGRGIDSRVVRGRVLTDALALVRGPLLADRPEGRYSWLTHEIIDAQLPLLVADIGLALSEFHLVKNRAERAIEALTAALNSAPGDERLWHELLRATHTTGDTDKLHQVAVDLIHRSGARGLPPRTEALLDELLPTWRDGTAAVG
- a CDS encoding prepilin peptidase; its protein translation is MNIDQLIVAVSALWGAAAGTLVPRAAYRFSVPPEETWRDRCPQGHALGGWLGRARCATCAGTATKDRTDAGHLAAGATGTSYDESQPSDGNASYGPSTPLLVLATALVCAALAAATGTRPELGAWLLLAPVGVLLAVVDFRVQRLPDLLTLPLAAAALVLLGVAALLPEHAGDWLTALLGALLLGGAYFVLFLISPNGMGFGDVKLALGLGAVLGWYGWGSVVLGTFAGFLFGGLYGLALVVARRAGRRTSIPFGPFLIAGAFVGLLIGAYAA
- the mqnC gene encoding cyclic dehypoxanthinyl futalosine synthase, whose product is MTENADHLSFDVTAVLDRAAAGGRITPEEALVLYRDAPLHALGSAADAVRRRRYAGTEHIATYIIERNINYTNVCVTACKFCAFYAAPKDTAKGWTRDLEDILRRCAETVELGGTQIMFQGGHHPDYGVEYYEKHFAAIRAEFPQLVIHSLGASEVEHMARISKVSVEEAITRIHAAGLDSFAGAGAELLPARPRKAIAPLKESGERWLEIMETAHGLGVESTSTMLMGTGETNAERIEHLRMIRDVQDRTGGFRAFIPYTYQPENNHLKGRTQATIFEYLRMIAIARLFMDNIAHIQGSWLTTGKEAGQLSLHYGADDLGSIMLEENVVSSAGAKHRSNRMEIIDLIRKAGRVPAQRTTTYEHIVVHEDPANDPVDERVMSHISSTAIEGGTAHPELKLLASN
- a CDS encoding imidazolonepropionase-like domain-containing protein, with product MLTIHAADEVRTTWDSEKPLKDGAVAVDGNRVAAVGLLTEVVERFPGARVRRWPGVLGPGLVHEGPLPDAPTPRERVHAVLKGGAVAVLEEYVTSADLRSAAARNDVAVLTRTRIPTLVEGERADLAVFDEGGQCVATVCAGRLVHRRR
- a CDS encoding chitinase; the protein is MRRFLRSAAGFTCLVTLACAGCSTGADSATDSGSDAASEAPSKQARASASPSASTASTTEFAPYVSATDASDNDSAGSPATYNLAFVISDGTTCTPKWNGTTAIGDSAVKSRTAKLTATGGSVRVSFGGASGKELAEVCDSASTLAKAYGAALDAAGSTQADFDVEGDTLTDADSVELRSKAIALLQQERTDLSVSFTLPVMPTGLDDDSVALLDSANNNSVQVSTVNIMTMNYSSEHTGDMGEYALISAAATHDQLADIFGLSEEGAWQGMALTSMIGVNDVDNETFSLADAAEVRAFAEEKGVAWVSMWSTFRDQECEEGDAESDDAATNCSGVSQDAGAFGVAFSG